The nucleotide window GCCTGGGTCCAGGATGGCTTCATCGGCACCATCTAGAGCATGTTAAAATATTACAGACTCCCTGTCACCACTCTCCCCAGCCCcgagattctaattcagtagatctgggagAAGCCTGTACTTTTTAAAAGGCTCTCAAGTGACTCTTCTCTGTATTCCAGTTTGAAAACCATCAATCTGTACCACTCACTTGGTACTTGACATAAACTACTTTATATAGTTAGTTACCACTTtgtgtgcattttaaattttgttcacaGTAAAGTAAAATCTTCCAGCCCACAGATTTAGAGAGCATTCAGGTGGATCTCTCCTAGACCTTCCTCTTACCAGACACCTTGATGATCTACACTGCTACCCTCCTACCTGATATGATTGACCCCAGGCAGAAGATATGGCCATCCTACCCAAGCCTTGGGCCTCTTTGCCATGCTTGGGACTCTAGGGAATGTAGAAAAAGGAGATGACATTGTAGATCATGGCTGGATACCAACGGCCTCTTCATGACAGAGTAAATCTGGACAAGACTGAAATTTCCATGAACGTTTCCTCTCCTGGTGCCCTGTAGAACTGTCATTGGTTGCGGGGAGTTGCAATGAACAGGATACTCTGCATCCCTTTTGGGGCAAATCCGAATTCAGGATGTTGATTTCATGATGTCCATGTGAAACAGTCCGTTCACATGTGACACACAAGGGGACCCAAACTGATGAGTCAAATGGAGCAAGATGTAGCTAGACTGGCCCGGGAATGATTGTCAATCCCCAGTAGCAGGTGGTCATGCTCAGTAGTCATCCCCAGAAGTCCCCACTTCCAGATCCCAGCATCCCTTACACCCTGAAAGAATTGGCCAAGACCTGGTAAAATGAATACAGTGCAAACactgtttaaaattttactgcTGCTAGCCAGGGCTTTGGGTAGAgcaagaaagtgtgtgtgtgtgtgtgtgtgtgtgtgtgtgtgtgtgtgtgttttgggggtgggaaagggaacTCCTTGGTGCCCCACAAGTCCCTGCCTTGAGTACAGGAGCCAAAAAGGAGGAGACCTGTAGGACAGAGGCTGATCCCATTCAAAGTCAGCACGGTGGGGATGAATGTGGTAGGCTCTGACACTGAGCATTCAAGGGCCGTCAGACACTTGCCAGGAAGCCGTAGGGTGTCTCCCCTACCTGCTTCTCTCAGAAGGGCCATTACCTAAAGTAGCAAAAACCATATGACCAATGTTGTCCCAGCTCACACTTCTGGGATCCCatctctgcccacctcccccaaACCTGACACCCTCGCCTCACCTCTTCTCTTCTATTCCCTGCCTACCACTCGTCCctgaccccacccctccccacagaATCTCTCATCCTCCACCCTAGTCCCATGCAGAGTCAtctgcttccctccccaccagACTCCCGGGTCCTGCGCACCTGGGGGTGCTGGACAGGCATGTGCCTGTGATGATGAGGATGACGCCCACGAGGAAGCCGGCCAGGCCGAGGGCCAGGCCGAGGGTGAAGACCAGGGTCTCTGTGGTGTCAGGCAGCAGGGTAGGCACCTGGGGctctgggagagaaagagagggtcAGGGGGTCGGGCAAAGGGATTCCAGAGTGAAGGACACACGGGTGTGAGAaggggggcctggggagggggcttcaTACCCCAGTGCTTAAAGAGCGGCTGGTCCAGGCCCCAGTGCTCCACCTTGCAGTCATAGAAGTCATCCACCGAGGGCACGAAGGGCAAGTAGTGGAACTTCCGGAACAGATGGTTGGGCTGGGCATAGAAGCTGGTCTGGGCCACCCCCTCGGTGATGGTCTGACCGTTGCGCAGCCAGGTGATATTGATGACAGGGGGGAAGATGTTCTCCACGACGCAGATGAGGACGTTGGGCTGGCCCAGCTCCACGTGAGACTTGGGCAGCACAGTCACTCTTGGGGGCACTAGGAGGAACCAGGCCCTGAATCCCACAGGCTCAGCCCTCCAGCTGGGCCTTATCAGGGCTGGGATTGAAGGGTGTTTCCTCCTATTAGCTTTCCGAGAGCAGGGAATGGTCTAGGATGGTGACACCAGGACAGAAGCAGGGGGACAGAGGGATGAGAGATTGTGGAGGGCAGAGGGGGCCCCCGGGGGTCCTGTATCTGCCAGGTCCCTGATGGGGAAT belongs to Orcinus orca chromosome 10, mOrcOrc1.1, whole genome shotgun sequence and includes:
- the LOC101288385 gene encoding HLA class II histocompatibility antigen, DO alpha chain; protein product: MVLSGGLVLGLHTLMTLLSPQEAGAIKADHMGSYGPAFYQSYDGSGQFTHDFDGEQLFSVDLKKREAVWRLPEFGNFAYFDPQHGLASITMIKAHLDVLVERSNRTRAANVPPRVTVLPKSHVELGQPNVLICVVENIFPPVINITWLRNGQTITEGVAQTSFYAQPNHLFRKFHYLPFVPSVDDFYDCKVEHWGLDQPLFKHWEPQVPTLLPDTTETLVFTLGLALGLAGFLVGVILIITGTCLSSTPR